The following proteins are encoded in a genomic region of Deltaproteobacteria bacterium:
- a CDS encoding insulinase family protein → MVLRRFSCLLVLAFALPAFGYGAATAVHETTLENGLKVLLLEDHKSPAVTFQVWYRVGSRNEKDGKSGLAHFLEHMLFKGTPTTGPEEYSRLIAKNGGRSNAFTSTDMTVYYATMSRDKIHVQLELEADRMTNALLGDTFFEPEKKVIQEERRLRTDDNPGAALGEVANAVAYTVHPYRRPVIGWMDDIQNLSRQDLVDFYKLYYAPNNAFIVVAGAFSASEILPKIRAAFGKIARGAEAPKVRAAEPPQRGERRVTLKKEAELPLLMMSYHAPNLRNPDSFALDLLSVVLAGGRSARLYKELVYDKRLVRSIDADYGSVSIDDTTFSVSAQLMPGKAAAEVEREIDRLLEKVKVELVSERELQKAKNQVESSFIFAQDSIFGQALKIGYYEIVGDWRDMDKYLDGMRKVTREDIRRVAQKYLDRDRRTVGILVPTKEKNP, encoded by the coding sequence ATGGTCTTGCGCAGGTTTTCGTGTCTGCTCGTCCTTGCGTTTGCTTTGCCAGCCTTCGGTTATGGCGCGGCCACCGCGGTTCATGAAACTACCTTGGAAAACGGCCTCAAGGTGCTCCTGCTGGAGGATCACAAGAGTCCAGCAGTGACTTTTCAAGTCTGGTATCGGGTTGGCTCGCGCAACGAGAAAGACGGCAAGAGCGGGCTCGCGCACTTTCTCGAACACATGCTGTTCAAGGGCACGCCGACCACCGGCCCGGAAGAATACTCGCGGCTGATCGCCAAGAACGGCGGCCGGTCCAACGCCTTTACCTCCACCGACATGACGGTTTACTACGCGACCATGAGCCGCGACAAAATCCATGTCCAGCTCGAGCTGGAAGCCGATCGTATGACCAACGCGCTGCTCGGCGATACCTTTTTCGAGCCCGAGAAAAAAGTCATCCAGGAAGAGCGGCGTTTGCGCACCGACGACAACCCTGGCGCGGCGCTGGGCGAAGTGGCAAATGCGGTGGCTTATACGGTCCATCCCTACCGCCGGCCGGTGATCGGTTGGATGGACGATATTCAGAACCTATCGCGCCAAGATCTCGTCGACTTCTACAAACTTTACTACGCCCCCAACAATGCGTTCATTGTCGTCGCCGGCGCCTTCTCGGCCAGTGAGATACTGCCCAAGATTCGTGCTGCCTTCGGCAAGATCGCGCGCGGCGCCGAAGCACCCAAGGTGCGCGCTGCCGAGCCGCCGCAAAGGGGCGAACGGCGCGTCACCTTGAAAAAAGAAGCGGAGCTGCCGCTGCTAATGATGTCCTATCACGCGCCCAATTTGCGCAACCCCGATAGCTTTGCTCTCGATTTGTTATCGGTGGTGCTCGCCGGCGGGCGCAGCGCGCGCCTCTACAAAGAGCTAGTCTATGACAAACGGCTGGTGCGGAGTATCGATGCCGATTACGGCTCGGTCTCGATCGATGACACGACCTTTTCCGTGTCCGCGCAGCTGATGCCGGGAAAAGCCGCGGCGGAGGTGGAGCGCGAAATCGATCGGCTGCTGGAAAAAGTCAAAGTCGAGCTGGTCAGCGAGCGCGAGCTGCAGAAGGCCAAGAACCAGGTGGAGTCAAGCTTTATTTTCGCGCAGGATTCGATCTTTGGCCAAGCCTTGAAAATTGGCTACTACGAGATCGTCGGCGACTGGCGCGACATGGATAAATATCTCGATGGCATGCGCAAAGTGACCCGCGAAGATATCCGGCGGGTGGCGCAGAAGTACCTCGACCGCGACCGGCGCACGGTGGGTATTTTGGTACCGACCAAAGAGAAAAATCCATGA